Part of the Anopheles coluzzii chromosome 3, AcolN3, whole genome shotgun sequence genome is shown below.
TACTTCACCCTGTTTTTATGTATACttctctctccttttttttgctttttttaaaataatagttaaaatttgttttttttattcatctgCCTATCTTTACACTTCTGATTAAGGCTTCCTCgtactttatttttttctgaatttacGTTTAAGATTACACTACAAGGGATTCGAATTGTAAAGAATTGTTTAACCGCGAGGCCGACAATTTATAATAAACGCAATACTGCATGCTCAATAATAGACACTTTTGATTTATTAATAATACAGCACTGTTACAACATAAGATGTTACCACGAAACGAAATACAATGTTTgtgtgagttttgttttgttttgttttgttgtttgcttcgaTTAAACTTTGCCCTAGAAAACAACTTgacaaattgaattttgctccattgttgcttgtttgcttAAAACCAATAGTAAAATacctttcgttttttgttttttgtgttagtTTTGCTTcatgttttgtatgtttgttcgccaaaaaaaagaggaaaaaaacaacaacaacaaccttcCCCCAGTCTACACAAGGACACGCGGCTGTTGATTTTTGGAgacgaatgtgtgtgtataaagcATTGGCTGAGCATTGGGCCAGCTCAATTTAGCACACGCTCCGTTCGACAGTCCTCCAGCTGCTTCATTAGCTCCGCCTGCAGTGCCAGCAGTTCGCGCGTACGCTGATAGATCGGATCCTGCTGCCGCATGCTCGGATTCCACCGGCAGTATAGGCCCTTCCAGAGCCGAATGTGGCGCATGCTGACGACCGGCCGCAGCACCGTTTGTACCGGCATCGAGCTAAGATAGTTGCTCAGCCCACCGTACAGCGGGTTGCGGTACTCTTCGTGCGACGAGTTGATGAACGACCACAGCGAGACGGTACGGTTTTTGAGATCTACGAGAGTgcaaggattttttttaattacaaaagaCCGGGTAAATGGAGCACAAATTAAAGCGACTTACCATTTGCGACCCGCTCGCGCTCGGTATTGTACAGGAAGGTACCGAAACGGCACGAGTACAGATGATCGAGGATCGTGATCAGGAAGTATTCGTTGAACTCTAGCGCGTGCGGGAACTGTTTCGATATCTGCCACACGCAGTCGATGAACTGCAGAAAGACGGGCGAACGGTCCGCATCCGAATGGTGATTGTCGCCGTGTCCGATGCGCTGCGGAGAGACAAAATGTTTAAtagaaatttgtttaaaaatgagTCCCCAAATGATTagtgtttcgtttctttttttttttcttttcttttattttacaaaccTGCTCAAACTTGTGTCCAAAACTGAGCCACTCCTTCTCAATCAACACCTGAAAGCCTTTGAGCGTTCGATAGTAAGGGTCCAACAGTAGCATCGACAGCGCCGTCAGCTGTGACGTACGATCCCAACCGTCCGAGCAGTGAACCACAACCGACATACGCATGTTTTCGATCTATAATTTGGGGTGCGAAGTGTAAAAGCGTTAGATAACATACATGATTCATCCACGCTTCAGTCTCACTTATCAAGCAATTAATCAATTTACGATGCCCATTTGACGATAAGACCACCGTTCCCCTACTCACCCGATCGACGATCCTCACCGCGCCGCTCAAAATGCACTTGATGTGCTTCAGCCAGAGCGTGCTCTCCACCGCCGACAGCCACTTGTGGTCGTCGTTGGCCGGGAAGCAAATCTCCTTCAGCTTGCGCAAGCTCTCCCGCATCACGTGTATGTTGTGGATGTCCAGAAACGTGAGCTCCACGTTCTTGTACGCATCCTCCGACTCGTACCCGCCGCCCTTCGCCTTGTTCGCGATCGCGTTCGCGCTCGGTCGCGCATCGATGATCGACAGCTTGTCCGACTGCGCGTTCGCCTCCATGATCAGGTTGATGTACGTTTCGTCCGCTTCGCTGCGCTTCCCGCCCACCCCCACCAGCGGCTGCGAGCAGCGCGTAATCGTCGCCAGCGACTTCGGGTGGATCCAGCACAGGACGGGCAGCCGGTTGCGCGATCGAAACGCGGCCACCTGCTTCAGCAGATCATCCTTGGCCGTCTTCGGTACGGCCCACACCGAGGGGTAGCTGTCACAAATTTCGTACCCCTCGTTAAGGCGCGTTATGCGCCACGTATCGTTGTTCGCACTGTTTACGCCCATGCGGCGCAGCTCGGCCACCGGCTCGTACACCGTCCACCCGTCCTCGGTGAACTTTTCCCGATAGTTGAACGCAAACAGTTGGCCCTCGTTGGCGCGCGGAAAGGCGTACAGCTGCAGCTTCTCGAACACCGTCCGGCGGGAGTGGTTTTCCTGCTTGTGCGCAAACCGTAGGTTACGCATGTCCTTGCAGAAAATATCGATACCGTACGAGTTTTCACCGCGCGAGCTTGCTCCGCCGACCTTCTCGATGCGGCTAACGGCGCCCAGCGGACAGTCGACCACAATTACCGGGTCCTTGTCCGTGGCGGGCTGCGAACGGAAGTGCAGGCGATAGTTGGTGATGGTCAGCGTACCGATGGCCGGCCCGCTGTACGGGCAGATGTACGAGACGTCGCTTTTCCGGTCCTGCATGTTTTCACCGGACAGATAGGTGAAGCCATTTTCGTTCGCCACCTGAAATGGATTGAAATGTCGATTTATTAACGGGTGTTTTAAGTCGCCAGCAATACTACTTACGATCGTGTCCATGCCGTGCTTGGAGTTGAGCGAGCTGGActtggaatcggaatcgagcGAGTTCGAGCTCCGATGAAAGTCTGTCCCGTGGTGTTCCATGGTGTCTCTGTATTTGGTTTGATTATCAACGGTAGCGTTTAAACAATTCCACAGTCTAACAGCAACGGGGGGATTTTTATACTCCCGGAACGTCCAGTTTCACACCCACTGGCACCTATCTCTTCTCCCTTTGAGTCACTTCACACCGTCTAAAAAAGCGACCGCGCTTTGCGTCGCTCTAATTGGATTGATTCAAAAACCCAACTGGGGTGTGCTGATTGAGGTGCTTTTGGGGTGGCGGAGGTACGTGCACTGTTTGGTTGTTACTTTCTTATCGCGACTGGGTTTCCCCTCCCCGCGACCTGCGTTGCACTAACAATGACCATACCGTCCCATTTgcgtagggggggggggactttTCACGCCCGGAATGTTGATTCAcgttgtgcgtgtgtatgtaatCTTATAATAAACACACCCTTTTCTTTCAGGGGCCTGGTAGCTGGTTTTACTCCGCGTCTTCTCTCGTCGCCTTCGTGACACGCACTGACGTCAGCTGGGCTGGGTGGAAAACGAAATGGCAAAAATGCACGAACCCGGATGCAGCGCGTAAATGTGCGTGAAGGGAAGGTGGTGGCGGCTGGGCGATTTGTTGCAGCAATGCAGGGGAACGAAGTGGAACGTACGCTGCCCCGGTGAAGAGTGTTAAATATTGACTATTCATTCATACGCTGTGCGATAAGCCACA
Proteins encoded:
- the LOC120956981 gene encoding myotubularin-related protein 2, with product MEHHGTDFHRSSNSLDSDSKSSSLNSKHGMDTIVANENGFTYLSGENMQDRKSDVSYICPYSGPAIGTLTITNYRLHFRSQPATDKDPVIVVDCPLGAVSRIEKVGGASSRGENSYGIDIFCKDMRNLRFAHKQENHSRRTVFEKLQLYAFPRANEGQLFAFNYREKFTEDGWTVYEPVAELRRMGVNSANNDTWRITRLNEGYEICDSYPSVWAVPKTAKDDLLKQVAAFRSRNRLPVLCWIHPKSLATITRCSQPLVGVGGKRSEADETYINLIMEANAQSDKLSIIDARPSANAIANKAKGGGYESEDAYKNVELTFLDIHNIHVMRESLRKLKEICFPANDDHKWLSAVESTLWLKHIKCILSGAVRIVDRIENMRMSVVVHCSDGWDRTSQLTALSMLLLDPYYRTLKGFQVLIEKEWLSFGHKFEQRIGHGDNHHSDADRSPVFLQFIDCVWQISKQFPHALEFNEYFLITILDHLYSCRFGTFLYNTERERVANDLKNRTVSLWSFINSSHEEYRNPLYGGLSNYLSSMPVQTVLRPVVSMRHIRLWKGLYCRWNPSMRQQDPIYQRTRELLALQAELMKQLEDCRTERVLN